TGGCCATGGTTCTGGGCTATCTGCCCACGCAGTATGGCATCAAGGTCCGCTTCATGTCTGCGGCGTATCTGATGCTTTATCTGGAGAGCGCAAAACGTCAGGGCGCTACAAAGATTGCCTCAAATGGAGCGTCCTTGATCAGAGGAAAATTTTGTCCTCTTTGCGGTTCATCTTTTTGTTTTCATTGGTATGAAATGTCAAAAAATATCTGAAGTTATTTCTTTATATATGTTGGACTTGTCGCTAGGCAAAAATCTAGCATAATGATCTTTGACAGTTTGTTCGTCATCATTAATTGCCATTGCAGCAA
This portion of the Desulfomicrobium macestii genome encodes:
- a CDS encoding ATP-binding protein, with amino-acid sequence MLISSIINGLGPSGTGNVALSHLAMVLGYLPTQYGIKVRFMSAAYLMLYLESAKRQGATKIASNGASLIRGKFCPLCGSSFCFHWYEMSKNI